The Mixophyes fleayi isolate aMixFle1 chromosome 1, aMixFle1.hap1, whole genome shotgun sequence genome includes a region encoding these proteins:
- the HMGB2 gene encoding high mobility group protein B2 yields MGKGDPNKPRGKMSSYAYFVQTCREEHKKKHPDSSVNFAEFSKKCSERWKTMSAKEKSKFEDLAKGDKVRYEREMKNYIPPKGEKKGGKKKKDPNAPKRPPSAFFLFCSEHRPQIKTESPGLTIGDTAKKLGELWSEQTPKDKQPFEQKAGKLKEKYEKDVAAYRAKGNSDAGKKAPGRSAGSKKKVEPVDDDDDDDEEDEDEEEEDDDEDDE; encoded by the exons ATGGGTAAAGGAGATCCTAACAAGCCGCGGGGCAAGATGTCCTCCTATGCCTACTTCGTGCAGACCTGCAGGGAGGAGCACAAGAAGAAACACCCGGACTCCAGCGTCAACTTCGCAGAGTTCTCCAAGAAGTGCTCAGAGAGGTGGAAG ACAATGTCTGCAAAGGAAAAGTCTAAGTTTGAAGACCTGGCCAAGGGAGATAAAGTTCGTTATGAAAGGGAAATGAAGAACTACATTCCCCCCAAGGGTgaaaagaagggggggaagaagaagaaggaccCCAATGCACCAAAACGACCACC ATCTGCCTTTTTCCTTTTCTGTTCGGAGCACCGACCCCAGATAAAGACTGAAAGTCCCGGTCTGACAATTGGGGATACCGCTAAGAAACTGGGAGAGTTGTGGTCTGAACAGACACCAAAAGACAAACAGCCATTTGAGCAGAAGGCAGGAAAACTAAAGGAGAAATATGAGAAG GATGTTGCTGCATATCGGGCAAAAGGAAACAGTGATGCTGGGAAGAAAGCCCCTGGCAGGTCAGCAGGCTCTAAAAAGAAGGTTGAACCtgtagatgatgatgacgatgatgatgaggaggacgaagatgaagaagaggaggatgatgatgaagatgacgaGTGA